The proteins below come from a single Corylus avellana chromosome ca3, CavTom2PMs-1.0 genomic window:
- the LOC132173356 gene encoding pentatricopeptide repeat-containing protein At2g13600-like — protein MKRLRRSIKTLLTNGLFSQALKASTVSLPNPHLTDQTYALFIKSGHSLDPFLSTTLISHLSKLGDFSRATKFLFDTQKPDNVAFNALISGFVRFRRPGPVFELFHTLRHMGLRPDVFTLSSLVKACESLEENEAAHGVCLRMGFGSAAYLVSGFVENYARAGDVEKAEKCFGECLEVDNVVWTAMVCGYVWNGEFERSKEVFVEMRGLGMELNEFCFTGVLGALFDVREGEQVHGIGVKMGLLCSGSIHLNNAIMSMYCKRGNKVAAVRVFDEIADPDVVSWTERIGAACDGVEAFELFKFLHSGDLEMNEYTMINVLSAIAGPRLLSSGRQVQALCQKVGFLQVICVSNALVSMYGKWGRMDDARRIFDDMLCRDSVSWNSLIAGSSENGFCGQALELLSKMRDLSIQPNEYTLASILEVAASSYSVKQVMQVHSHMIKCGFMLDDSMVSCLITTYGKCGGVDESKEVFSKIDKINVVHLNAMATTFVNTGCHADALTLFHTSRSSYLEVDSIIFSIVLKACGIMTDLVHGRVIHSLCLKFGVDQDSFVESTIIDMYCKCGSIGDAEKAFRVISKDNLAAWNAMIMGYAQHGCFHEVSEIFDKMCKFGVEPDEITFLGVLTSCCHAGLVREAWAYLNSMFQRHGIIPHLEHYACMVDLLGRVGLLEDAMRTIDQMPIHPDAHIWQILLSACNVHGNVALGNFAAKKLLELQPGNESAYILLSNLYASARMWNAVGKLRKEMKENVIRKEPGYSWIQIGGSMHYLFAGDTSHPESKEIYTELMRLYEHILVSPGLEQNDVFRMEILAMK, from the coding sequence ATGAAGAGACTCAGACGATCCATCAAAACCCTACTCACCAACGGTCTCTTCTCACAAGCCCTCAAAGCCTCAACCGTCTCTCTTCCCAACCCGCACCTTACAGACCAAACCTACGCCCTCTTCATCAAGTCCGGCCACTCCCTCGACCCCTTCCTCTCCACCACTCTCATCTCCCACTTGTCCAAGCTCGGAGATTTCTCTCGCGCTAccaaatttctttttgacaCCCAGAAACCCGATAATGTCGCCTTCAACGCCCTCATTTCTGGATTCGTCCGGTTTCGCCGACCCGGGCCCGTTTTCGAGCTCTTTCACACGTTAAGGCATATGGGTCTGAGACCTGATGTGTTTACTTTGAGCTCTTTGGTGAAAGCGTGTgagagtttggaggaaaacgAAGCTGCCCATGGGGTTTGTTTGAGAATGGGATTTGGGTCGGCTGCGTATTTGGTGAGTGGATTTGTTGAGAATTATGCGAGAGCTGGGGATGTTGAAAAGGCTGAGAAGTGTTTTGGGGAGTGTTTGGAAGTGGACAATGTGGTTTGGACGGCAATGGTTTGTGGGTATGTGTGGAATGGGGAATTTGAGAGGAGTAAGGAGGTTTTTGTGGAGATGAGGGGTTTGGGTATGGAGCTAAATGAGTTTTGCTTCACTGGGGTGCTTGGTGCATTGTTTGATGTCAGAGAGGGGGAACAGGTTCATGGGATTGGTGTTAAGATGGGTTTGTTATGTAGTGGATCGATCCATTTGAATAATGCAATTATGAGCATGTATTGTAAGCGTGGGAATAAGGTGGCTGCTGTTAgggtgtttgatgaaattgCTGACCCAGATGTTGTATCTTGGACTGAGCGAATTGGAGCTGCTTGTGATGGTGTGGAGGCTTTtgaattgtttaaatttttgcattCTGGAGATTTGGAGATGAATGAATATACAATGATCAATGTTTTGTCTGCCATTGCTGGCCCTAGGCTGTTAAGTTCTGGCAGGCAAGTCCAAGCACTTTGTCAAAAGGTGGGGTTTTTGCAGGTGATTTGTGTTAGCAATGCATTGGTATCAATGTATGGGAAGTGGGGTCGAATGGATGATGCTAGGCGCATTTTTGATGATATGCTTTGTCGAGATTCTGTTTCTTGGAATTCTCTGATTGCTGGGTCCTCTGAGAATGGATTTTGTGGTCAGGCTCTTGAGTTGCTCTCTAAGATGCGTGATCTTTCAATACAGCCAAATGAATATACTCTGGCTAGCATTCTGGAAGTGGCTGCCAGCTCATATTCTGTAAAGCAAGTGATGCAAGTCCATTCACATATGATTAAATGTGGCTTCATGTTGGATGATTCTATGGTGTCTTGCTTGATAACAACATATGGGAAATGCGGCGGGGTTGATGAATCAAAAGAGGTATTCTCTAAGATTGATAAGATCAATGTGGTGCACCTCAATGCAATGGCTACTACCTTTGTTAACACCGGGTGTCATGCCGATGCTCTAACATTGTTCCACACCTCAAGAAGCTCATACCTTGAGGTGGACAGTATAATTTTCAGTATTGTCCTTAAAGCTTGCGGTATTATGACCGATTTGGTACACGGAAGAGTAATCCACTCCCTGTGTCTTAAATTTGGAGTTGATCAGGATAGTTTCGTTGAAAGCACTATTATTGACATGTACTGTAAGTGTGGAAGCATAGGTGATGCAGAGAAGGCTTTCAGGGTTATATCTAAAGACAATTTGGCTGCTTGGAATGCTATGATAATGGGATATGCTCAACATGGTTGTTTTCATGAAGTTTCCGAGATTTTTGATAAGATGTGCAAATTTGGAGTAGAACCTGATGAGATTACTTTTCTTGGAGTTCTTACTTCATGCTGTCATGCAGGGCTGGTGAGAGAAGCATGGGCTTACTTAAACTCTATGTTTCAACGTCATGGAATAATCCCGCATTTAGAACACTATGCCTGCATGGTTGACCTGCTTGGTCGAGTTGGACTCCTAGAAGATGCAATGAGGACAATAGATCAAATGCCTATTCACCCTGATGCTCATATATGGCAGATTCTTCTATCAGCCTGCAACGTCCATGGAAATGTTGCTCTGGGGAATTTCGCAGCCAAAAAACTTCTTGAGCTGCAGCCTGGAAATGAATCTGCCTATATTCTTCTGTCAAACCTCTATGCTTCTGCTCGTATGTGGAATGCTGTTGGGAAATTGaggaaggaaatgaaagaaaatgtaATTCGCAAAGAACCTGGTTATAGTTGGATTCAAATTGGAGGATCCATGCATTACCTTTTTGCTGGCGACACATCACATCCTGAGAGTAAAGAAATATATACGGAGCTAATGAGGCTGTATGAGCATATACTAGTGTCACCAGGACTGGAACAAAATGATGTTTTTCGAATGGAAATATTAGCTATGAAGTAG
- the LOC132175239 gene encoding uncharacterized protein LOC132175239 has protein sequence MCFKAVARHPRGILPCKETFQLKNNSLRSLQHGLHVGRKAESRMLSGRAPIIVMSANSHSIFESFSSSPSDTINKFYTSINEKNLKELSEFISEDCYIEDCSFPQPFNGKKEIMHFYEQLTASMGQNVKFSIGHVCEGDENTAGVQWHLEWKQSQIPFTRGCSFFEYSKHGERIIIKKAQVVIESPVKPGGFVLILFKTVTSLFDDFPRITEWFLRSPHVIFQLIMKIYNMVLAPFINPLLTGYIQIWNLSTRILLFTFNILRYISKIFFK, from the exons ATGTGCTTTAAAGCAGTGGCAAGGCACCCCCGTGGCATCTTGCCCTGCAAAGAAACTTTTCAACTTAAGAACAACAGCTTGAGATCACTGCAGCATGGCCTTCATGTTGGAAGGAAGGCAGAAAGTAGAATGTTGAGTGGCCGAGCACCCATTATCGTTATGTCAGCAAATAGTCATTCAATTTTCGAGTCATTTTCATCATCTCCATCAGACACAATCAACAAATTTTACACAAGCATCAATGAGAAGAACTTGAAGGAACTAAGTGAATTCATATCAGAAGACTGTTATATTGAGGACTGCTCCTTTCCCCAACCATTCAATGGAAAAAAG GAGATTATGCATTTTTATGAACAACTTACTGCATCCATGGGTCAGAATGTGAAGTTCAGCATTGGACATGTTTGTGAAGGAGATGAAAACACAGCTGGAGTGCAATGGCACTTGG AATGGAAACAATCACAGATCCCCTTCACCAGAGGCTGCAGCTTCTTTGAGTACTCAAAACATGGAGAAAGAATAATCATCAA GAAAGCTCAAGTTGTAATTGAATCACCAGTCAAACCAGGAGGCTTCGTTCTG ATTCTATTCAAGACAGTGACATCACTATTTGATGATTTCCCAAGGATCACTGAAT GGTTCCTAAGAAGTCCCCATGTCATATTTCAATTGATAATGAAGATTTACAACATGGTTCTGGCTCCTTTTATCAATCCACTACTAACAGGCTACATACAGATTTGGAATCTCTCGACTCGGATTCTTCTCTTCACATTCAACATTTTGCGCTACATTTCTAAAATCTTCTTTAAGTAG